Proteins encoded together in one Hymenobacter monticola window:
- a CDS encoding carboxylate-amine ligase, protein MPTFTLGIEEEFQTIDPETRELRSHLSQIVEGGRVTLQEQVKAEMHQAVVEVGTNICHNISEARTEVLHLRRQVIELADRQGLKIGAAGTHPFSRWQEQPITPDARYDKIVEELQEAARSNLVFGMHVHVGIENREMGVYMMNTLRYFLPHLFALSTNSPFWEGRETGYKSFRTKVFERFPRTGIPGFFHSASDYDEFVQLLIKTGCIDNGKKIWWDVRLHPFFDTIEYRICDMMMRADETIAVAAVMQALVAKIYKLKAQNLNFRIYRSALIKENKWRAARYGLDGNMIDFGIQQEVPTKKLILELLDFIDDVVDDLGSRHEVEYVLKMMEMGTGADRQLQVFRETNDLSKVVDYILAETTHGL, encoded by the coding sequence ATGCCCACGTTTACCCTCGGCATCGAGGAAGAATTCCAGACCATTGACCCCGAAACCCGGGAGCTCCGCTCCCACCTGTCGCAGATTGTAGAGGGCGGCCGCGTCACGCTGCAGGAGCAAGTGAAAGCCGAAATGCACCAGGCCGTGGTGGAAGTGGGCACCAACATCTGCCACAACATCAGCGAAGCCCGCACCGAGGTGCTGCACCTGCGCCGCCAGGTGATTGAGCTGGCCGACCGGCAGGGGCTGAAAATTGGCGCGGCCGGCACGCACCCGTTTTCGCGCTGGCAGGAGCAGCCCATCACGCCCGATGCCCGCTACGACAAAATCGTGGAAGAGCTGCAGGAAGCTGCCCGCTCCAACTTGGTTTTCGGCATGCACGTGCACGTGGGTATCGAAAACCGCGAAATGGGCGTGTACATGATGAACACGCTGCGGTATTTTTTGCCGCACTTGTTCGCGCTCAGCACTAATTCTCCGTTTTGGGAAGGGCGCGAAACGGGTTACAAGTCGTTTCGGACCAAGGTGTTCGAGCGGTTTCCGCGCACGGGCATCCCGGGCTTCTTCCACAGCGCCAGCGACTACGACGAGTTTGTGCAGTTGCTCATTAAAACCGGCTGCATCGACAACGGCAAGAAAATCTGGTGGGACGTGCGCCTGCACCCCTTCTTCGACACCATCGAGTACCGCATCTGCGACATGATGATGCGCGCCGACGAAACCATTGCGGTAGCGGCCGTGATGCAGGCGCTGGTGGCCAAAATCTACAAGCTGAAGGCCCAAAACCTCAACTTCCGTATCTACCGCAGCGCTCTCATCAAGGAAAATAAATGGCGCGCCGCCCGCTACGGCCTCGACGGCAACATGATTGACTTTGGCATTCAGCAGGAGGTGCCCACCAAGAAGCTCATCCTGGAGCTGCTGGACTTTATCGACGATGTGGTGGACGACCTCGGCAGCCGCCACGAAGTGGAGTACGTGCTGAAAATGATGGAAATGGGCACCGGCGCCGACCGCCAGCTCCAGGTCTTCCGCGAAACCAATGACCTCAGCAAAGTGGTTGACTACATCCTGGCCGAGACGACGCACGGGCTCTAG
- a CDS encoding ATP-grasp domain-containing protein gives MKKIGILFGQENTFPQAFVDRVNQKAVDGITAEFVNIEQVEQAVPCGYDVIIDRISQDVPFYRAYLKNAALTGTAIINNSFWWSADEKFFNNALAVQLGVPVPKTLLLPSKHRPDDTTENSFRNLALFDWQKAFDHIGFPAFMKPHAGGGWKSVYKVDNPEQAWRAYDETGQLVMLYQEAIEFEDYFRCYCLGGKHVLIMPYEPRNAPHERYQTTMKTEGEAGQKLLDTIKDYTLRLCQGLGYDFNTVEFAVRDGVPIAIDFGNPAPDADINSVGAENFEWVVEHAAQLAIERAKASRPGRTNLTWGTFVQDSVRAAPKGSPTIGSNVQMGQSVRETNDLGATGAPQPTAKKAAPKKAAGAPTPEPPTGEVSASEQSAAKKAPAPKAASTAAAAKKPAAPKAPAAKKAAPKKKE, from the coding sequence ATGAAGAAGATAGGAATACTCTTTGGTCAGGAAAACACCTTTCCGCAGGCCTTTGTCGACCGCGTGAACCAGAAAGCCGTGGACGGCATCACGGCCGAGTTCGTGAACATCGAGCAGGTGGAGCAGGCCGTGCCCTGCGGCTACGACGTCATCATCGACCGCATTTCGCAGGACGTGCCCTTCTACCGCGCCTACCTCAAAAACGCCGCCCTCACTGGAACGGCCATCATCAACAACTCCTTCTGGTGGAGCGCCGACGAGAAGTTTTTCAACAACGCGCTGGCTGTGCAGCTTGGCGTGCCGGTGCCTAAGACCTTGCTGCTCCCCAGCAAGCACCGCCCCGACGACACCACCGAAAACTCCTTCCGCAACCTGGCCCTGTTCGACTGGCAAAAAGCTTTCGACCACATTGGTTTTCCGGCTTTTATGAAGCCCCACGCCGGCGGCGGCTGGAAGAGCGTCTATAAGGTAGACAACCCCGAGCAAGCCTGGCGCGCCTACGACGAAACCGGCCAGCTGGTGATGCTCTACCAGGAAGCCATCGAGTTTGAAGACTATTTCCGCTGCTACTGCCTGGGTGGCAAGCACGTGCTCATCATGCCCTACGAGCCCCGCAACGCCCCCCACGAGCGGTACCAGACCACGATGAAAACCGAGGGCGAAGCTGGCCAGAAACTGCTCGATACCATCAAAGACTACACCCTGCGCCTGTGCCAGGGCCTGGGCTACGACTTCAACACGGTAGAATTTGCCGTGCGCGACGGGGTGCCCATCGCCATTGACTTCGGCAACCCGGCCCCCGATGCCGACATCAATTCCGTTGGTGCTGAGAACTTTGAGTGGGTGGTGGAGCACGCTGCCCAGTTGGCCATCGAGCGGGCCAAAGCCAGCCGCCCCGGCCGCACCAACCTCACCTGGGGCACTTTCGTGCAGGATTCGGTGCGCGCTGCCCCCAAGGGCTCGCCCACCATCGGCTCGAACGTGCAAATGGGCCAGTCGGTACGCGAAACCAACGACCTCGGCGCCACCGGTGCCCCCCAGCCCACCGCCAAAAAAGCCGCGCCGAAGAAAGCCGCCGGCGCCCCCACGCCCGAACCGCCCACCGGCGAAGTATCGGCCAGCGAGCAGTCGGCCGCGAAGAAAGCGCCCGCGCCCAAGGCGGCCAGTACCGCGGCTGCCGCGAAGAAACCGGCGGCTCCGAAGGCCCCCGCAGCTAAGAAAGCCGCACCTAAAAAGAAGGAATAG
- a CDS encoding tyrosine-type recombinase/integrase, with translation MYKITFKLRKAATNKKTGEAPVSLVYRYGPSEFVTATGVSCKPQDFNTGAGKVKASDSLAAERNARIAQVTKEVELVARRAYRKNGSYDAKTVKYHLDTSRAVDVAVDAALPEIREEITVDIEGVRKRIAQLEAELAAERELLDTLLWLNNEEEQSAPVDSFTARIDEFLSRKGATVTPTTARNYRGLQKLITAFRPRLDITQVSLATLNEFQNWLIEVKRCKNQSINAYTTQFKAVLKEFADELNINLSFLLKFKPVADKANENIVILSAPELADMKALDLSKWEVMREVREQFLFCHETGLRHSDLPRVRQSSIEEMPAGDGRLVGHKLLRLATQKKGKQIIVPLTSEALEILARNNHQFPAIKLRNYNQALESIARRCPSLQAEFVRTHYSGNRSSEEIKPKCEFVQSHAARRTFINNALLRGVSESTVARWVGHADVKMIQNYYSQRDMQALNEAHKIL, from the coding sequence ATGTACAAAATCACGTTCAAGCTCCGTAAGGCTGCCACCAACAAGAAAACAGGCGAGGCCCCGGTGTCCCTGGTCTACCGCTACGGCCCCAGCGAATTCGTGACCGCCACGGGCGTAAGCTGCAAGCCCCAGGACTTCAACACGGGCGCGGGCAAGGTCAAAGCATCGGATTCTTTGGCCGCTGAGAGAAACGCCCGCATTGCCCAAGTGACAAAAGAGGTAGAACTTGTAGCGCGGCGGGCCTACCGTAAAAATGGCTCCTACGATGCGAAGACGGTTAAGTACCACCTCGACACATCCCGCGCCGTAGATGTCGCCGTAGACGCTGCCCTACCTGAAATCCGGGAAGAAATTACCGTGGACATTGAAGGCGTCCGTAAACGGATAGCTCAGCTTGAGGCCGAGCTTGCAGCAGAACGGGAGTTGCTTGATACCCTGCTTTGGCTCAACAACGAAGAGGAGCAATCCGCCCCAGTCGATTCCTTCACGGCCCGCATAGACGAGTTCCTGAGCCGCAAGGGCGCAACGGTCACGCCTACGACTGCCAGAAATTACAGAGGCTTGCAAAAACTCATTACAGCGTTTCGCCCCCGCTTGGACATTACGCAAGTGAGCCTCGCAACCCTGAACGAATTTCAGAACTGGTTGATAGAGGTTAAGCGGTGCAAGAACCAATCGATAAATGCCTATACTACCCAGTTCAAGGCCGTGCTGAAAGAATTCGCCGATGAGTTGAACATTAACCTGTCCTTTCTGCTCAAGTTCAAGCCCGTAGCGGACAAAGCCAATGAAAACATTGTCATTCTGAGCGCCCCGGAATTGGCGGACATGAAGGCATTGGACTTGAGCAAATGGGAAGTAATGCGAGAGGTCCGCGAACAATTCCTATTCTGCCACGAAACCGGGTTACGCCATTCCGACCTGCCCAGGGTTCGCCAATCAAGCATCGAAGAAATGCCCGCAGGCGACGGGCGGTTGGTAGGTCACAAGCTCCTACGCTTGGCGACGCAGAAAAAGGGAAAGCAAATCATTGTGCCGCTCACCAGCGAAGCGTTGGAAATCCTGGCCCGTAACAATCACCAATTCCCAGCCATCAAGCTCAGGAACTACAATCAAGCCCTGGAATCCATTGCCCGACGCTGCCCCAGCTTACAGGCGGAATTTGTGCGGACCCATTACAGCGGCAACCGTAGTTCCGAAGAAATCAAACCCAAATGCGAATTTGTACAGAGCCACGCCGCCCGCCGTACTTTCATCAATAACGCGCTACTCCGAGGCGTAAGCGAAAGCACGGTAGCGCGGTGGGTAGGCCACGCAGACGTAAAAATGATTCAGAACTATTACAGCCAGCGCGACATGCAGGCGCTTAACGAAGCTCACAAGATTCTGTAG
- a CDS encoding alpha/beta hydrolase-fold protein, protein MQEQHRRFYSHHLGQDIDMLVFGTWGYPVVIFPTSGGHDNEARDFKLIEAARPLVEAGKVKLFCIDSIDAHSWYAKHLPPDVRVKNHVFYDQFLSDELVPMLQHECHVDKIGVAGCSFGGFHALNFAFRHPNQVAHLFTMGAAFDIRQFLNGYHDDNVYYNNPPEFIPGAHSEHFQWMNIILGTAEHDFCKDANFQMSHLLSQKGIHHTLDVKPFGNHDWPVWREMFPQYLSTIA, encoded by the coding sequence GTGCAAGAACAACACCGCCGCTTCTATTCTCACCACCTCGGCCAGGACATCGACATGCTGGTTTTTGGCACCTGGGGCTACCCGGTGGTGATTTTCCCCACCTCCGGGGGCCACGACAACGAAGCCCGCGATTTCAAGCTCATCGAGGCAGCCCGCCCGCTGGTGGAAGCCGGCAAGGTGAAGCTGTTTTGCATCGACAGCATCGACGCGCATTCGTGGTATGCCAAGCACCTGCCCCCCGATGTGCGGGTGAAAAATCACGTATTCTACGACCAATTTCTGAGCGACGAGCTGGTGCCCATGCTGCAGCACGAGTGCCACGTCGATAAGATTGGCGTGGCGGGCTGCAGCTTTGGCGGCTTTCACGCGCTGAACTTCGCCTTCCGTCACCCCAACCAGGTGGCCCACCTCTTCACAATGGGCGCTGCCTTCGACATTCGCCAGTTTCTGAACGGCTACCACGACGACAACGTGTACTACAACAACCCGCCCGAGTTCATTCCCGGCGCGCACAGCGAGCATTTTCAGTGGATGAACATCATCTTGGGCACCGCCGAGCACGACTTCTGCAAGGATGCCAACTTCCAGATGTCGCACCTGCTCAGCCAGAAAGGCATCCACCACACGCTCGACGTGAAGCCCTTTGGCAACCACGACTGGCCGGTGTGGCGCGAAATGTTCCCGCAGTACCTGAGCACCATTGCCTAA
- a CDS encoding alpha/beta hydrolase-fold protein: MLPNLVPSEFSSLGARLCREVLASRFLERDVEVSILLPPASAEAAGPYPVLYLNDGQDLERLGLQATLDTLYNSGALLPFVLVAPHANELRTQEYGTAGHADFNGRGSLAGAYTDFVLQELLPFAQANYHASAEPTEAVMAGFSLGGLSAFDLVWHHPSHFTRAGVFSGSFWWRQRALGAGYTPADRIMHSLVRGGQLHPHHRFWLQTGTLDERGDRNENGVIDSIEDCLDLIEELRKTGLDLSQSLRYVQVEGGHHHPDTWGRVMPDFLTWAFGKEQSAHELPAPLPVVRLCFDPSLVPSIVPSSAPGPVDILPLVLPAEATPEQPAAALVSLSVPEPTFSMPFTRPAEGDFLPYAAGYINQIPADMSPLDALRNQPAEIHAVFANLSEAQAEKAYAEGKWTLKEMLLHQIDSERVFAYRALRFARADSQDLPGFEQDDYVANSGANARSIASLLAEYDATRVATLALFESFTEEQLNRRGTANGGPATVRALLYIVPGHERHHLNIIRERYLSIL; the protein is encoded by the coding sequence ATGCTTCCCAACCTCGTTCCCTCCGAATTTTCCTCCCTCGGCGCCCGGCTGTGCCGGGAAGTGCTGGCGTCCCGCTTTCTGGAGCGCGACGTGGAGGTGAGCATTCTGCTGCCGCCAGCCAGCGCCGAAGCCGCCGGGCCTTACCCCGTCCTTTACCTCAACGACGGCCAGGACCTGGAGCGACTGGGCCTGCAAGCCACGCTCGATACCTTATATAATAGCGGCGCCCTGCTCCCCTTTGTGCTGGTGGCGCCCCACGCCAACGAACTGCGCACGCAGGAGTACGGCACCGCCGGGCACGCCGATTTCAACGGCCGCGGCAGCCTGGCCGGCGCTTATACTGATTTTGTGCTGCAAGAGCTATTGCCTTTTGCGCAAGCCAATTACCACGCTTCCGCCGAACCCACTGAGGCCGTCATGGCCGGCTTTTCGCTCGGCGGCTTGTCAGCGTTCGATTTGGTGTGGCACCACCCCAGCCATTTCACGCGGGCAGGCGTGTTCTCGGGCTCGTTTTGGTGGCGGCAGCGGGCGCTGGGGGCCGGCTACACGCCCGCCGACCGCATCATGCACAGCCTGGTGCGCGGCGGACAACTGCACCCGCACCACCGCTTCTGGCTGCAGACCGGCACCCTCGATGAGCGTGGCGACCGCAACGAAAACGGCGTTATCGACTCCATCGAAGACTGCCTCGACCTCATCGAAGAGTTGCGCAAAACCGGCCTCGACTTGTCGCAGTCGCTACGCTACGTACAAGTGGAGGGCGGTCACCACCACCCCGATACCTGGGGCCGCGTAATGCCCGATTTCCTGACTTGGGCCTTCGGAAAGGAGCAAAGCGCGCACGAACTGCCCGCGCCACTGCCCGTTGTGCGGCTGTGCTTCGACCCGAGCCTGGTTCCGTCCATTGTGCCTTCTTCAGCACCTGGGCCCGTAGACATTCTGCCGCTGGTGCTGCCCGCAGAGGCTACTCCGGAGCAACCTGCGGCCGCCTTGGTCAGCCTTTCCGTTCCCGAACCTACTTTTTCTATGCCTTTTACCCGTCCCGCCGAAGGCGACTTCCTGCCTTATGCTGCCGGTTACATCAATCAGATTCCCGCAGACATGAGCCCGCTGGACGCATTGCGCAACCAGCCGGCCGAAATCCATGCCGTATTTGCCAATCTGAGCGAGGCGCAGGCCGAAAAAGCATACGCCGAAGGTAAGTGGACGCTCAAGGAAATGCTGCTGCATCAGATTGATAGCGAGCGGGTGTTTGCCTACCGTGCCCTGCGTTTCGCCCGCGCCGACAGCCAGGACTTGCCCGGTTTCGAGCAGGACGACTACGTGGCCAACAGCGGCGCCAACGCCCGCTCCATTGCCAGCCTGCTGGCCGAGTATGACGCTACCCGCGTCGCCACGCTGGCCCTCTTCGAAAGCTTCACCGAGGAGCAGTTGAACCGGCGCGGCACCGCCAACGGCGGCCCGGCCACGGTGCGGGCGCTGCTCTACATTGTGCCCGGCCACGAGCGGCACCATCTGAATATTATTCGCGAACGGTACCTGTCTATTCTGTAG
- a CDS encoding AlbA family DNA-binding domain-containing protein, with amino-acid sequence MDLHRLIARGEGEELEFKQKTTHPSRISRTLVSLANTRGGQVLVGVDDAGRILGVRDPEEELFVLREAAQHYVEPPLTTLRFQEVEEDGRSVIIVTVPESLNKPHRAQVAPDDWRGYVRVRDASVQTSGLTEKLLERQQPEARFEKIPLNKQELAVIDYLKTHPRITLAQYMKLVNIGKRRAYQTLIKLTLHGYIRHHDKEKEVYYTL; translated from the coding sequence ATGGATTTACACCGATTAATTGCGCGCGGCGAGGGCGAGGAGTTGGAATTCAAGCAGAAGACGACGCACCCCAGCCGCATTTCGCGCACGCTGGTGTCGCTGGCCAACACCCGCGGCGGCCAGGTGCTGGTGGGGGTCGACGACGCCGGCCGCATCCTAGGCGTGCGCGACCCAGAAGAGGAATTATTCGTGCTCCGCGAGGCAGCCCAGCATTACGTAGAGCCGCCGCTTACCACGCTGCGCTTTCAGGAAGTGGAGGAGGACGGGCGCTCCGTCATCATCGTGACCGTACCCGAAAGCCTCAACAAGCCCCACCGCGCCCAGGTGGCCCCCGACGACTGGCGCGGCTACGTGCGCGTGCGCGATGCCAGCGTGCAAACCAGCGGCCTCACCGAGAAGCTGTTGGAGCGTCAGCAACCCGAGGCCCGCTTCGAGAAAATCCCGCTAAACAAGCAGGAGCTAGCCGTTATCGATTACCTGAAAACTCACCCGCGCATCACCCTGGCCCAGTACATGAAGCTGGTGAATATCGGCAAGCGCCGGGCATATCAGACGCTGATAAAGCTGACTTTGCACGGCTACATCCGGCATCATGACAAAGAGAAAGAAGTGTACTACACCCTTTAA
- a CDS encoding DUF3127 domain-containing protein — MAYDVTGRLHEIFDEQQVSEKFRKREFVLEVQDGQYPEHIKFQMVQDKTSLIDPFKMGDEVKVTFNLRGRGFNKNGQMLYFTNLEAWKIEAAGGASYGGGGGGQQAAPRPAAQNQNPTLRAQPSAAPIASDDDNDLPF; from the coding sequence ATGGCATACGACGTAACCGGCCGGCTGCACGAAATCTTTGACGAACAGCAGGTAAGCGAAAAGTTTCGCAAGCGCGAGTTCGTGCTGGAAGTCCAGGACGGCCAGTATCCCGAGCATATTAAGTTTCAAATGGTTCAGGACAAAACCAGCCTCATCGACCCCTTCAAAATGGGCGACGAAGTGAAGGTGACGTTCAACCTCCGCGGCCGCGGCTTCAACAAAAACGGCCAGATGCTGTACTTCACCAACCTCGAAGCCTGGAAAATTGAGGCTGCTGGTGGTGCTAGCTACGGCGGAGGTGGCGGTGGCCAGCAAGCCGCTCCCCGCCCCGCCGCGCAAAATCAGAACCCCACGCTGCGCGCCCAGCCCTCGGCTGCCCCCATCGCCAGCGACGACGACAACGACCTGCCTTTCTAA
- a CDS encoding isoaspartyl peptidase/L-asparaginase family protein yields the protein MFALAIHGGAGTIARASLSPDAERDYRAALETALNTGYNLLRDGAAALDAVEAAVRSLEDCPLFNAGRGAVFTHEGHHEMDAALMSGHNRLAGAVTGVRQVQNPIRAARLVMEKTEHVLLGYPGADELAREYGLPLQPVEYFFTQHRYNQLQEALREGRMRLDHSQARPAATTAPLEEPEKFTEPVEPDPNWKKGTVGAVARDQHGHLAAATSTGGMTNKRYSRIGDTPLIGAGTWADERCAISCTGNGEYFIRAVAAYDVACLMEYKGLSLAEACRIVVQDKLAPVGGEGGLIAVDAAGNVTLPFNSDGMYRASRVEGGEALVAIYKE from the coding sequence ATGTTTGCACTCGCCATCCACGGCGGGGCCGGCACCATTGCCCGCGCCTCCCTATCTCCCGACGCTGAGCGCGACTACCGCGCGGCCCTCGAAACGGCCCTCAATACCGGCTACAACCTGTTGCGCGACGGCGCCGCCGCCCTCGACGCCGTGGAAGCCGCCGTGCGCAGCCTCGAAGACTGCCCGCTCTTCAACGCCGGCCGCGGGGCCGTGTTCACCCACGAAGGCCACCACGAGATGGACGCCGCCCTCATGAGCGGCCACAACCGACTGGCCGGTGCCGTGACCGGCGTGCGCCAGGTGCAAAACCCCATCCGGGCGGCCCGGCTGGTGATGGAAAAAACCGAACACGTACTATTAGGCTACCCCGGCGCCGACGAGCTGGCCCGCGAATACGGGCTGCCTTTGCAGCCGGTGGAGTACTTTTTCACCCAGCACCGCTACAACCAACTGCAGGAAGCCCTGCGCGAAGGCCGTATGCGCCTCGACCACAGCCAGGCCCGTCCGGCGGCGACCACGGCGCCACTCGAAGAGCCCGAGAAATTTACGGAACCCGTCGAACCCGACCCCAACTGGAAAAAAGGCACCGTGGGTGCCGTGGCCCGCGACCAGCACGGCCACCTGGCCGCCGCCACCAGCACGGGCGGCATGACCAACAAGCGCTACTCCCGCATCGGCGACACGCCCCTCATCGGGGCCGGCACCTGGGCCGACGAGCGTTGCGCCATCAGCTGCACCGGCAACGGCGAGTATTTCATTCGGGCCGTGGCGGCTTACGACGTGGCTTGCTTGATGGAATACAAGGGCTTGTCGTTGGCAGAAGCCTGCCGCATTGTGGTGCAAGACAAGCTGGCGCCCGTAGGGGGCGAAGGCGGTCTGATTGCCGTAGACGCGGCGGGGAATGTGACGCTACCTTTTAATTCGGACGGCATGTACCGCGCCAGCCGGGTTGAAGGCGGGGAGGCGCTGGTGGCTATATATAAGGAGTAG
- a CDS encoding aldo/keto reductase yields the protein MNYRKLGKTGFSISEISLGTWQVGGKWGDPFSHENADHILNAAVDAGINFIDTADVYGDGESEKAVGRLVRSRSERLYVATKCGRRFQPHTADAYQPAALRQFVEDSLRNMQLETIDLVQLHCPPTDVYYRPEIFELFDRLREEGKIQHLGVSIEKVEEGLKAIEFPNVTTVQIIFNMFRQRPPELFFKEAARRDIGLIVRVPLASGLLTGKFSPDTHFAPDDHRTFNRHGEAFDRGETFSGVDYETGLAAVEELKKALGEQAPLAAQALRWILMFDEVSCVIPGASRPEQILSNLQAAELPALTAEQMQAVREIYDRRIRPLVHYSW from the coding sequence ATGAACTACCGCAAACTCGGCAAAACCGGATTTTCCATCTCTGAAATCAGCCTCGGCACCTGGCAGGTGGGCGGCAAATGGGGTGACCCGTTCAGCCACGAAAACGCCGACCACATCCTGAACGCCGCCGTGGATGCCGGCATCAACTTCATCGACACGGCCGATGTGTACGGTGACGGCGAAAGCGAGAAAGCCGTGGGACGTCTCGTGCGTTCCCGCTCGGAGCGCCTCTACGTGGCCACCAAGTGCGGCCGCCGCTTTCAGCCCCACACGGCCGACGCCTACCAGCCCGCAGCGCTACGCCAGTTTGTGGAAGACAGCCTGCGCAACATGCAGCTGGAAACCATTGACTTGGTTCAACTGCATTGCCCGCCTACCGACGTGTACTACCGGCCCGAAATATTCGAGCTGTTTGACCGGCTGCGCGAGGAAGGCAAAATTCAGCACCTCGGCGTGAGCATCGAGAAAGTGGAGGAAGGCTTGAAAGCCATTGAATTCCCGAACGTGACCACCGTGCAGATTATCTTCAACATGTTCCGCCAGCGCCCGCCGGAGCTGTTTTTCAAAGAAGCCGCCCGCCGCGACATCGGCCTGATTGTGCGGGTGCCCCTGGCCAGCGGCCTGCTCACCGGCAAGTTTTCGCCCGACACGCACTTCGCGCCCGACGACCACCGCACCTTCAACCGCCACGGCGAAGCCTTCGACCGGGGCGAAACCTTCTCCGGCGTCGACTACGAAACCGGCCTCGCCGCCGTGGAGGAGTTGAAAAAGGCCCTCGGCGAACAAGCGCCGCTGGCCGCCCAAGCCCTGCGCTGGATTCTGATGTTCGACGAAGTAAGCTGCGTCATCCCCGGTGCCTCCCGCCCCGAGCAGATTCTCTCGAACCTGCAGGCGGCAGAGCTACCCGCACTCACAGCCGAGCAGATGCAGGCCGTGCGGGAAATCTACGACCGGCGGATTCGGCCGCTGGTGCACTACAGCTGGTAG
- a CDS encoding cyanophycinase: MKSIIPLGKLIAVGGNEDKGTYPNPKTRRKYYLNFFELGILKRIVLETGKADPRIEVVTTASMIPEEVGPIYTGSFAMLNCLNVGIMDIRTPEDARQPEYLERMLAADVIMFSGGNQSRLREMFGETDFLDRMMQRYYAEPNFVIAGTSAGAMAMSQHMIRGGSVPDALLKGAVKMGVGLGLLPAAIVDSHFVKRGRFGRLIESVALHPKLIGIGLGEDTGVLITEGNWVETIGSNLVIILDGHNIQHNNAAAAKKGTVLSIENVTMHVLAKGNVYDIRERKFYASKDALPLHTATPMAEKVASEAEAATSTAE; encoded by the coding sequence TTGAAAAGCATCATCCCTCTCGGCAAGCTCATCGCCGTTGGCGGCAACGAGGACAAGGGTACCTACCCCAATCCCAAAACCCGCCGCAAGTACTACCTCAATTTCTTTGAGCTGGGTATTCTCAAGCGCATCGTACTCGAAACCGGCAAGGCCGACCCGCGCATCGAAGTCGTCACCACGGCCTCGATGATTCCGGAAGAAGTAGGCCCCATCTACACCGGCTCCTTCGCTATGCTCAACTGCCTGAACGTGGGCATCATGGACATTCGTACTCCCGAGGACGCCCGCCAACCCGAGTACCTGGAGCGCATGCTCGCAGCCGATGTCATCATGTTTTCGGGCGGCAACCAGTCGCGGCTGCGCGAGATGTTCGGCGAAACCGATTTCCTCGACCGCATGATGCAGCGCTACTACGCCGAGCCAAATTTTGTGATTGCCGGTACCAGCGCCGGGGCCATGGCCATGTCGCAGCACATGATTCGCGGCGGCTCGGTGCCGGATGCGCTGCTGAAAGGCGCCGTGAAGATGGGCGTCGGGCTGGGCTTGCTGCCCGCCGCCATCGTCGATTCGCACTTCGTGAAGCGCGGGCGGTTTGGTCGCCTCATCGAGTCGGTAGCCTTGCACCCCAAGCTCATCGGCATTGGCCTGGGCGAAGATACCGGCGTGCTCATCACCGAGGGCAATTGGGTGGAAACCATTGGCTCCAACCTGGTTATCATTCTCGACGGCCACAACATTCAGCACAACAACGCCGCTGCCGCCAAGAAGGGCACGGTGCTTTCCATCGAAAATGTGACCATGCACGTGCTGGCCAAAGGCAACGTGTACGACATCCGCGAACGGAAATTCTACGCCAGCAAGGACGCATTGCCCCTGCATACTGCCACACCCATGGCGGAGAAGGTAGCCTCGGAGGCCGAAGCTGCGACCTCGACAGCAGAGTAA